In Bartonella machadoae, a single genomic region encodes these proteins:
- a CDS encoding helix-turn-helix domain-containing protein, with product MNIDGWRQRLRAALEKSGRSKRSVSLAAGKGAGYLHSILSEGKEPTIESLSRICNEINISMNYILYGQGGSPEDKEFIELISKLSPEERKAILTLLRRPTAEVSE from the coding sequence ATGAATATCGATGGTTGGCGTCAAAGATTACGTGCTGCTCTTGAAAAAAGTGGCCGGTCAAAAAGATCTGTCTCCCTCGCAGCTGGTAAAGGTGCTGGGTACCTTCATTCTATTCTCTCTGAAGGAAAAGAACCAACAATCGAATCCCTCTCGCGCATTTGCAACGAAATTAACATCAGTATGAATTATATTCTTTATGGTCAGGGGGGCAGTCCCGAAGATAAAGAATTTATCGAACTCATCTCAAAACTCTCTCCTGAGGAGAGGAAGGCAATCTTGACTCTTTTGCGGCGACCAACTGCCGAAGTATCAGAATAA
- a CDS encoding YdaU family protein, producing MKQANHQETSHYESSTLPYVCWYQNDFLGGVRGMRAHEIGIYTILLNEMYARGRPLELSVERLARLCGCDKRTFVNVLDMLIEEGKILNLPHGLWNKRCESIFQERAKLLAQKSFAGRSSAKKRKQINAEFERLLNESARDDEQSSKSQKGEEKETPHGVSEKKLFLIESKEGKERTTEAEKSCFPPTLCQASPPTSSEHPLTSSPPSSCQEANDTTDFSEEKDTFPSSDETAQNPASCCPHTKNACSSVPASTLTTNTSHAVSKTQSRATSAKERTSTGAITKGHRLPADWQADIDAAISEGLSEEQARWQEKKFRDYWQAKSGKEALKVDWQATWRNWFRREIERIKEHQERLAIFSQHSPSQQHNSDNDALYRSLINYQTP from the coding sequence ATGAAACAGGCCAATCACCAAGAAACTTCCCACTATGAATCATCTACGCTTCCTTATGTTTGTTGGTATCAGAATGATTTTCTAGGGGGAGTGCGTGGAATGCGCGCCCACGAAATTGGAATTTATACGATTCTTCTCAATGAAATGTATGCACGCGGTCGTCCTCTAGAGTTATCGGTAGAACGTTTAGCGCGTCTTTGCGGTTGTGACAAGCGAACTTTTGTAAATGTTTTAGACATGCTGATTGAAGAGGGCAAGATTTTAAATTTACCGCATGGACTATGGAATAAACGTTGTGAAAGCATCTTTCAAGAGCGCGCAAAATTGCTTGCACAGAAATCCTTTGCGGGACGTTCTTCAGCGAAAAAACGCAAACAAATCAATGCAGAGTTTGAACGACTGCTCAACGAGAGTGCAAGAGATGATGAACAAAGCTCAAAATCTCAGAAGGGAGAAGAAAAGGAAACACCTCACGGTGTTTCAGAAAAGAAATTGTTTTTGATTGAATCGAAAGAAGGAAAAGAAAGAACCACCGAGGCGGAGAAGTCTTGTTTCCCGCCCACCCTGTGTCAAGCTTCACCCCCCACATCCAGCGAACACCCTCTCACATCTTCCCCCCCCTCCTCTTGCCAAGAGGCAAATGACACCACCGATTTTAGCGAGGAAAAAGACACTTTTCCCTCCTCTGATGAAACAGCACAAAACCCTGCTTCTTGTTGTCCTCACACAAAGAACGCCTGCTCCTCAGTCCCTGCCTCCACTCTCACAACCAACACCTCTCACGCGGTCAGCAAAACGCAAAGCCGTGCAACATCCGCCAAGGAAAGAACGAGCACAGGAGCAATAACGAAGGGACACCGTCTTCCCGCCGATTGGCAAGCAGACATTGATGCCGCGATTTCAGAAGGCTTGAGTGAAGAACAAGCCCGTTGGCAAGAAAAGAAATTTCGCGATTATTGGCAAGCCAAAAGCGGCAAAGAAGCGCTTAAAGTGGATTGGCAAGCGACATGGCGCAATTGGTTTCGCCGAGAGATTGAACGCATCAAAGAACATCAGGAAAGACTTGCCATTTTTAGCCAACACTCTCCCTCACAGCAGCATAACAGCGACAATGATGCTCTTTACCGCTCTCTTATCAACTACCAAACACCTTAA
- a CDS encoding bifunctional DNA primase/helicase has product MSTIFEIKQKLTAQADAIVQRLLPKGKRRGNDWIVGSTRGEEGQSLSVCLSGHKAGLWYDFAEGRGGDLLDLWCEVKGISLSQALEEVRSTLNLTRPKPFMAPHRSYRRPPVPTGNTPQNLVKTYLNKERHIPLEILKRYRIGEDGEKIIFPFYKPDGTLALVKERLAQAGAKPKPTTAQCEPILFGWQALTHPTTTNPTATAAHTTATTANPTAATATTHPATAATTAHPTATNHTTAHPTAATANPTAAAAHPTATTANPTATAAHPTATTAHPTAAAANPTDATANPTATAAHPTAAAAHPIATTAHPTAATANPTATTAHPAAATANPTATTAHPAAATATPAATTANPAATATNPTATTANPAATATNPTAATANHTATAAHPAATATNPTATTAHPTATTAHPAATTANPTATTATHAATIANPTATTATHAATIANPAAAAENQAFFSTNRTIVITEGEIDALSLAAYGYPALSVPFGGGVGGKHNWIENEFDNLEPFETIFLATDMDKPGEEAAREIANRLGRHRCYRVQLPCKDANDCLTSGIDAATIKAAFLSAKSFAPEGLRRASDYKEQVIGLFWPTPEQHEGYTLPYPKLNGKLYFRPAELTLWSGASGAGKSQLLSDCIPHWISQNSRLCLASLEMKGEQSLRRLTKQTGGLEHPTREMIERILHFLDEGLILYEHVGKSSVDTLLDVFDYCRARYGCDQFIIDSLMRLGICSDDYAGQEQAVYKMVDWAVLNAVHIHLVAHARKGGLEKEVPGTEDIKGASEIGANAFNIITIWRNRSLEDKIFAASCKEEKAELAKRPGVIMNIAKQRSGDFEGKIGLWFDQKTYRYRCSCEQSITPRRYLERGVTTPLSNSQAHRTLTHLTPS; this is encoded by the coding sequence ATGAGTACGATTTTTGAAATCAAACAAAAACTAACCGCACAAGCAGACGCGATAGTACAAAGGCTTTTGCCAAAAGGGAAAAGACGCGGCAATGATTGGATTGTAGGAAGTACACGCGGCGAAGAAGGGCAAAGTTTATCGGTGTGCTTAAGCGGTCATAAAGCGGGACTTTGGTATGATTTTGCAGAAGGCAGAGGTGGTGACCTTTTAGACCTTTGGTGTGAAGTCAAAGGAATAAGTCTTTCTCAAGCATTAGAAGAAGTGCGTTCCACTCTCAACCTTACACGTCCCAAACCTTTTATGGCACCTCACCGTTCCTATCGTCGTCCACCCGTTCCCACCGGCAATACACCGCAAAATTTAGTAAAAACCTATCTCAACAAAGAGCGCCATATTCCCTTAGAGATTTTAAAACGTTACCGCATAGGAGAAGATGGAGAAAAGATCATTTTCCCCTTTTATAAACCGGATGGCACCCTTGCTTTGGTAAAAGAACGGCTTGCGCAAGCAGGTGCAAAACCTAAGCCAACAACAGCACAATGTGAACCGATTCTCTTTGGTTGGCAAGCGCTCACACACCCCACAACCACAAACCCCACAGCAACAGCCGCACACACCACAGCCACAACCGCAAACCCCACAGCCGCAACCGCAACCACACATCCCGCAACCGCAGCCACAACCGCACACCCCACAGCCACAAACCACACAACCGCACACCCCACAGCCGCAACCGCAAACCCCACAGCCGCAGCCGCACACCCCACAGCCACAACCGCAAACCCCACAGCCACAGCCGCACACCCCACAGCCACAACCGCACACCCCACAGCCGCAGCCGCAAACCCCACAGACGCAACCGCAAACCCCACAGCCACAGCCGCGCACCCCACAGCCGCAGCCGCACACCCCATAGCCACAACCGCACACCCCACAGCCGCAACCGCAAACCCCACAGCCACAACCGCGCACCCCGCAGCCGCAACCGCAAACCCCACAGCCACAACCGCGCACCCCGCAGCCGCAACCGCAACCCCCGCAGCCACAACCGCAAACCCCGCAGCCACAGCCACAAACCCCACAGCCACAACCGCAAACCCCGCAGCCACAGCCACAAACCCCACAGCCGCAACCGCAAACCACACAGCCACAGCCGCACACCCCGCAGCCACAGCCACAAACCCCACAGCCACAACCGCACACCCCACAGCCACAACCGCGCACCCCGCAGCAACAACCGCAAACCCCACAGCAACAACCGCAACCCACGCAGCCACAATCGCAAACCCCACAGCAACAACCGCAACCCACGCAGCCACAATCGCAAACCCCGCAGCCGCAGCTGAAAACCAAGCTTTTTTTTCCACCAATCGAACCATTGTTATTACTGAAGGCGAAATTGACGCACTGTCCTTAGCGGCCTATGGATATCCGGCACTCTCGGTACCGTTTGGCGGAGGCGTTGGGGGCAAACACAATTGGATTGAAAATGAATTTGACAATTTAGAACCTTTTGAGACCATTTTTTTAGCCACCGATATGGACAAGCCGGGTGAAGAAGCCGCACGTGAAATTGCCAACAGGCTTGGTCGCCACCGTTGCTATCGTGTACAGTTACCCTGTAAGGATGCCAATGATTGTTTGACTTCTGGTATTGATGCCGCCACCATAAAAGCAGCCTTTTTATCAGCGAAAAGCTTTGCACCAGAAGGTCTACGCCGCGCTTCAGACTATAAAGAGCAAGTGATAGGGCTGTTTTGGCCAACCCCAGAACAACATGAAGGCTATACACTTCCCTATCCCAAGCTCAACGGTAAATTGTATTTCCGTCCAGCGGAATTGACGCTATGGAGCGGGGCAAGTGGTGCCGGAAAAAGCCAACTGTTATCAGACTGCATTCCCCATTGGATTTCGCAAAACAGTCGCCTTTGCTTAGCCTCACTGGAAATGAAAGGAGAACAATCATTACGCCGTCTAACCAAACAGACGGGAGGGTTAGAACACCCCACCAGAGAGATGATTGAACGCATTCTCCATTTTTTAGACGAGGGACTGATTCTTTACGAGCATGTTGGGAAATCGAGTGTCGACACACTGCTTGATGTCTTTGACTATTGCCGCGCACGCTATGGTTGCGATCAATTCATTATCGACAGCCTGATGCGGCTTGGTATCTGTTCAGATGACTATGCAGGGCAAGAACAAGCGGTTTATAAAATGGTTGATTGGGCTGTTTTAAATGCCGTTCACATTCACCTTGTCGCCCACGCTCGCAAAGGAGGGCTAGAGAAAGAGGTCCCCGGCACAGAAGATATTAAAGGCGCCTCAGAAATTGGTGCCAATGCCTTTAACATTATCACCATTTGGCGCAATCGCTCCTTAGAAGACAAAATTTTCGCCGCATCATGCAAAGAAGAAAAAGCAGAATTAGCCAAACGCCCTGGTGTGATTATGAATATCGCAAAACAACGTTCAGGGGATTTTGAAGGCAAAATTGGTCTTTGGTTTGATCAAAAAACCTACCGCTATCGCTGCTCCTGCGAACAGTCAATAACGCCAAGGCGTTATCTTGAACGCGGGGTTACCACACCTCTCTCCAATAGCCAAGCCCATAGAACCCTCACACACCTCACCCCCTCATAA
- a CDS encoding DUF6990 domain-containing protein, translated as MGTEDQGAKDLGAKDLGMRKGGDEQGWKEEGQGELSEGDNGEALTMESATALLKSLGWSVEIEGRGDHLATLFLPDREVYFLYNDEHDEMRKDCPNFDRGLLVMTGLFAAACQTINPENSQILPGVHITFVARGLEIFEERVTKERLQQELDKTLEWVMEDTSLQEMFRSRYSAPPWENNTVLWSTDETVDQLAVKTNGAPYALLHLAALALLGDVETLRSYQKRFAEGNRHGFEAESESATLDESHLERAVVIAEEMAQTEQFSYAVLEQAAEKLFLNANKYQYFRVRDPNLCNKKRDFQRKCAERKRQELREQGFIVYDEEATFKVEERKVCVDIVYIKDGELEFLDVSID; from the coding sequence ATGGGAACGGAAGACCAAGGAGCGAAAGATTTGGGAGCGAAAGATTTGGGGATGCGCAAAGGTGGGGATGAACAGGGATGGAAAGAAGAAGGACAAGGAGAGCTTTCTGAAGGTGATAATGGTGAAGCTCTGACCATGGAAAGCGCGACAGCGCTTTTAAAGAGTTTGGGCTGGTCGGTGGAAATCGAGGGGCGAGGGGATCATTTGGCTACTCTGTTCTTGCCTGATCGTGAAGTGTATTTCCTCTATAATGACGAACATGACGAAATGAGAAAAGATTGCCCAAATTTTGATCGTGGGCTTTTAGTGATGACCGGTCTTTTTGCCGCGGCTTGCCAGACCATCAACCCTGAGAATTCTCAAATTTTACCAGGAGTGCATATAACGTTTGTGGCTAGAGGACTGGAAATTTTTGAAGAAAGAGTAACGAAAGAGCGTTTACAGCAGGAGCTTGATAAAACTTTAGAATGGGTGATGGAAGATACGAGTCTTCAGGAAATGTTTCGCTCTCGATATAGTGCTCCGCCTTGGGAAAACAACACTGTACTTTGGTCAACTGATGAAACCGTGGATCAGTTAGCTGTTAAAACCAATGGGGCACCTTATGCTCTGTTGCATCTTGCAGCTCTCGCTTTGCTCGGTGATGTGGAGACTTTACGCTCTTATCAAAAACGCTTTGCAGAAGGCAATCGACACGGCTTTGAGGCTGAGAGCGAATCGGCAACTCTTGACGAAAGCCATCTTGAACGGGCTGTGGTGATAGCAGAAGAGATGGCACAAACAGAGCAGTTTAGTTACGCTGTGCTTGAACAGGCGGCAGAGAAGCTATTCCTGAATGCTAATAAGTACCAGTATTTTAGAGTCAGAGACCCAAATTTGTGCAATAAAAAACGAGATTTTCAGAGAAAATGCGCCGAACGGAAAAGACAGGAATTAAGGGAACAAGGATTCATTGTGTATGATGAGGAAGCGACCTTTAAAGTTGAAGAGAGGAAGGTCTGTGTCGATATCGTTTATATCAAGGATGGTGAACTAGAATTTCTCGATGTCAGCATTGATTAG
- a CDS encoding DUF6990 domain-containing protein — MESAVALLKSLGWSVEIEGRGDHLATLFLPDREVYFLYNDEHDEMRKDCPNFDRGLLVMTGLFGAACQTINPDNSQILPVVHITFVARGLEIFEERVTKERLQQELDRILKWAKKNTSLQKMLRSRYSAPPWEKNTVIWSTDETVDQLAVKTNEAPYALLHLAALALLGDVETLRSYQKRFAEGNRHGFEAESESATLNESHLERAVVIAEEVAQTEQFSYAVLEQAAEKLFLNAHKYRDFRFRDPNLCNKKRDFQRKCAERKRQELREQGFDGVSDEPIIIEAEGKKYCVDIVYIKDGEPAFMDVSID; from the coding sequence ATGGAAAGTGCGGTAGCGCTTTTAAAGAGCTTGGGTTGGTCGGTGGAAATCGAGGGGCGAGGGGATCATTTGGCTACTCTGTTCTTGCCTGATCGTGAAGTGTATTTCCTCTATAATGATGAACATGACGAAATGAGAAAAGATTGCCCAAATTTTGATCGTGGGCTTTTAGTGATGACCGGTCTTTTTGGCGCTGCTTGTCAAACCATTAATCCTGATAATTCTCAAATTTTACCAGTGGTGCATATAACGTTTGTGGCTAGAGGACTGGAAATTTTTGAAGAAAGAGTAACGAAAGAGCGTTTACAGCAGGAGCTTGATAGAATTTTAAAATGGGCGAAGAAGAATACGAGTCTTCAGAAAATGTTGCGCTCTCGATATAGTGCTCCGCCTTGGGAAAAGAACACTGTAATTTGGTCAACTGATGAAACCGTGGATCAGTTAGCTGTTAAAACCAATGAGGCACCTTATGCTCTGTTGCATCTTGCAGCTCTTGCTTTGCTCGGTGATGTGGAGACTTTACGCTCTTATCAAAAACGCTTTGCAGAAGGCAATCGACACGGCTTTGAGGCTGAGAGCGAATCGGCAACTCTTAACGAAAGCCATCTTGAACGGGCTGTGGTGATAGCAGAAGAGGTGGCACAAACAGAGCAGTTTAGTTACGCTGTGCTTGAACAGGCGGCAGAGAAGCTATTCCTGAACGCTCATAAGTATCGGGATTTTAGATTTAGAGACCCAAATTTGTGCAATAAAAAACGAGATTTTCAGAGAAAATGCGCCGAACGGAAAAGACAGGAATTAAGGGAACAAGGCTTTGATGGTGTAAGTGATGAGCCAATCATTATTGAAGCTGAAGGAAAGAAATATTGTGTCGATATCGTTTATATCAAGGATGGTGAACCAGCATTTATGGATGTCAGCATTGATTAG
- a CDS encoding AsmA family protein, translating to MDAMTIAKLSLLLFFIGIVLDVVLTIAVVALYTSFIKRWILYFKVTQQLNREMKKHTESL from the coding sequence ATGGATGCTATGACTATAGCGAAATTATCCCTTCTCTTGTTTTTTATCGGGATAGTCCTTGATGTTGTTTTAACGATAGCGGTGGTTGCGCTGTATACTTCTTTTATCAAGCGTTGGATACTGTATTTCAAGGTGACACAACAATTAAACAGAGAAATGAAAAAGCATACAGAGAGCTTGTAA